One Mycobacterium sp. SMC-4 DNA window includes the following coding sequences:
- a CDS encoding amidohydrolase family protein, with protein MYETIDAYTRYLPEKYSDALQFVDIKGRKKLQILGVVTECIPNPTYEVIPTPGAWADYYRGINPEGKTLRELAEPIRCPDEYRRPDLRLALMDRQGVDGTVMFPTTAGMLEERTKSDTELTHAVTHAFNRWLLEDWTFNYQNRIFPVPAISLNDPALGVKELEWCLDNGARTVLIRPAPVPREDGTSRSPALPEFDDFWRLVESAGIAVQMHNSDAGYDRYVDDWENPSEFQGFQLTTLRGFIYEESRHIFDTLAAFIAHKVFERFPGLRIGVVENGGSWAPRLLDAFDRVYRKKPKDFAEHPADVFRRHVWVNPFHEEDMSHLIDVLGADRVMFGSDFPHPEGLAEPKDFLRELAALPTETTARVMGTNLKELLAV; from the coding sequence ATGTACGAGACGATCGATGCGTACACCCGGTACCTCCCCGAGAAATACTCTGATGCGTTGCAGTTCGTCGATATCAAGGGCCGCAAGAAGCTGCAGATCCTCGGAGTGGTCACCGAGTGCATCCCGAACCCGACATACGAGGTCATTCCGACACCGGGAGCGTGGGCTGACTACTACCGGGGCATCAATCCCGAGGGGAAGACGCTGCGCGAACTCGCCGAACCCATCCGGTGTCCCGACGAGTACCGGCGACCGGACCTGCGGCTGGCGTTGATGGACCGTCAGGGCGTCGACGGAACGGTCATGTTCCCCACCACCGCGGGAATGTTGGAGGAGCGGACGAAGTCGGACACCGAGCTCACCCATGCCGTCACCCATGCCTTCAATCGGTGGCTGCTGGAGGACTGGACATTCAACTATCAGAACCGGATCTTTCCGGTGCCGGCCATCTCGCTGAACGATCCGGCACTCGGTGTCAAGGAGCTGGAATGGTGTTTGGATAACGGAGCCCGCACGGTGTTGATTCGTCCCGCGCCGGTGCCGCGCGAGGACGGCACCTCCCGTTCACCGGCACTGCCCGAGTTCGACGACTTCTGGCGCTTGGTCGAGTCCGCCGGCATCGCGGTCCAGATGCACAACTCCGACGCCGGCTACGACCGTTATGTCGACGACTGGGAAAACCCGAGCGAATTCCAGGGTTTCCAACTGACCACGTTGCGCGGCTTCATCTACGAGGAGAGTCGACACATCTTCGATACTCTTGCTGCGTTCATCGCGCACAAAGTGTTCGAGCGTTTCCCCGGCCTGCGGATCGGTGTGGTCGAGAATGGCGGCTCGTGGGCACCACGGCTGCTCGACGCATTCGACCGGGTGTATCGGAAGAAGCCCAAAGATTTCGCCGAGCATCCTGCCGACGTGTTCCGCCGCCACGTCTGGGTCAACCCCTTCCATGAGGAAGACATGTCGCATCTCATCGATGTTCTGGGGGCCGACCGGGTGATGTTCGGGTCCGACTTCCCGCACCCTGAGGGGCTCGCCGAGCCCAAAGATTTCTTGAGGGAGTTGGCCGCGTTGCCGACCGAGACGACGGCACGGGTGATGGGCACGAACCTCAAGGAACTGCTCGCAGTGTGA
- a CDS encoding LLM class F420-dependent oxidoreductase has protein sequence MVLPHSGPASSPAFIKEFAQAAERQGFAALWAVDHLVLPRRVQSPYVLGRAPVQVADDWLAEHLSPNFEMVTTLAWVAAHTTSIGLGTSVSVLPIRHPIANARQLATLDALSEGRLTYGVGIGWMREEADAMGLPWERRAARSEEHVAVLRALWEGDQPFVEFHGKFVDFNEMDRRPQPTRRTIPILVGGHSPAALQRAVRIGDGWIAAPMPPERLAALVAELRRYAAEAGRTRDGFRIVAATAVESASAFKTVQASYRDIGVDHLQLLLPTSESRQTMKLIGDLGLNLP, from the coding sequence TTGGTTCTCCCCCACTCCGGACCCGCATCATCTCCGGCCTTCATCAAAGAGTTCGCACAAGCCGCCGAAAGACAAGGATTCGCCGCCCTCTGGGCGGTCGACCACCTGGTGCTGCCACGACGGGTGCAGTCGCCCTACGTGCTGGGCCGCGCCCCGGTGCAGGTGGCCGACGATTGGCTCGCTGAGCACCTTTCGCCCAACTTCGAGATGGTCACGACTCTGGCCTGGGTGGCGGCCCACACGACGTCGATCGGACTCGGCACGTCGGTGTCCGTCCTGCCGATCCGCCACCCCATCGCCAATGCGCGTCAGCTTGCCACCCTTGACGCGCTGTCCGAGGGCCGCCTCACCTACGGCGTGGGGATCGGCTGGATGCGAGAGGAAGCCGACGCCATGGGGCTGCCCTGGGAACGCCGCGCTGCGCGCAGCGAGGAGCACGTCGCCGTCCTGCGCGCCCTCTGGGAGGGTGACCAGCCGTTCGTGGAGTTCCACGGGAAGTTCGTCGATTTCAACGAGATGGATCGGCGTCCACAGCCGACCCGCCGAACGATTCCCATTCTCGTCGGGGGTCACTCTCCAGCCGCGTTGCAGCGCGCGGTGCGGATCGGCGACGGCTGGATCGCGGCGCCGATGCCGCCCGAACGGCTTGCCGCACTGGTGGCCGAACTGCGCCGCTACGCAGCCGAGGCAGGCCGAACACGGGACGGTTTCCGCATTGTTGCGGCAACCGCCGTCGAGAGCGCATCGGCATTCAAGACCGTGCAGGCCTCCTACCGGGATATCGGCGTCGACCACCTTCAGCTACTGCTTCCCACCTCCGAATCGCGGCAGACGATGAAGCTGATCGGCGACCTCGGCCTGAACCTCCCCTAG
- a CDS encoding SDR family NAD(P)-dependent oxidoreductase, with protein MLDEHTVLVTGSGAGVGLGIARALASDGAHVVLATRHDNGAAAAGEIRDRGLRASWARCDVAELESVRAAVAEAVATTGRLDAVVHNATSNASSQPHQLADVDDSVWAQHWSVSLDGAFHCARAAFEPLRSRGGSLLVMTSAAGMEGSATLPLYATMKGALRGFAKSLAREWALHGVTVNVVSPLAYSPAMTAAIEAEPAMEARLARRVPLGRIGDPEDDIGAAVSFLVGPRARYITGQTLGVDGGHFTSL; from the coding sequence ATGCTCGACGAGCACACCGTACTGGTGACCGGGTCAGGCGCCGGCGTGGGTCTCGGCATCGCGCGCGCGCTGGCATCCGACGGCGCACACGTCGTGCTGGCAACCCGACATGACAACGGGGCTGCTGCTGCAGGCGAAATCCGCGACCGAGGACTCCGCGCGAGCTGGGCCCGATGCGACGTCGCCGAGCTGGAGTCGGTTCGCGCCGCTGTCGCCGAGGCGGTGGCGACGACGGGCAGGCTCGACGCCGTCGTGCACAACGCCACGAGCAACGCCTCGAGTCAACCCCACCAGCTCGCCGACGTCGACGACTCAGTGTGGGCGCAGCACTGGTCGGTGTCGTTGGACGGTGCGTTTCACTGTGCGCGTGCAGCTTTCGAACCGCTGCGGTCACGCGGGGGATCTTTGTTGGTGATGACCTCTGCCGCAGGCATGGAGGGCAGCGCCACGTTGCCCCTCTACGCGACCATGAAAGGCGCGTTGCGCGGTTTCGCCAAGAGCCTGGCCCGCGAGTGGGCACTCCACGGCGTCACGGTCAACGTGGTCTCACCGTTGGCGTATTCGCCGGCGATGACCGCCGCGATCGAGGCAGAGCCCGCCATGGAGGCGCGTCTGGCGCGGCGAGTCCCGCTTGGTCGAATCGGTGACCCCGAGGATGACATCGGCGCCGCCGTGAGTTTTCTCGTCGGCCCGAGGGCCCGTTACATCACGGGTCAGACCCTCGGGGTCGACGGCGGTCACTTCACGAGCTTGTAG
- a CDS encoding SDR family oxidoreductase, with product MVDVSTIEMAVVGSGGFADALASKLGTAVQAFDSPLPTGLDGVVVVFDEPTETVFADVDEPLWHRLAHEPVRRTMSTLRSAWSALRASGGRIVVVLPTLGLPGSAHLVPYTTAVEGIRAMTKSAARQWSGHGVTANMVAVPLHLIAPSLDSLAAHLTAPAVENPATLLDDVAQTTTFLLRRDIDHLVGQTLVVDGGSVMLP from the coding sequence GTGGTCGACGTTTCCACGATCGAGATGGCGGTGGTCGGATCCGGCGGCTTCGCCGATGCGCTTGCGTCGAAACTCGGGACTGCCGTTCAGGCGTTCGACAGTCCGCTGCCCACCGGCCTTGACGGCGTCGTCGTCGTGTTCGACGAACCAACCGAAACTGTCTTTGCCGATGTCGATGAACCGCTATGGCACCGTCTCGCCCACGAGCCGGTGCGACGCACGATGTCAACGTTGCGGTCCGCCTGGTCCGCCCTGAGAGCGAGTGGCGGGCGAATCGTCGTCGTGCTACCGACGCTGGGCTTGCCGGGGTCTGCCCATCTGGTGCCCTACACCACCGCTGTCGAGGGCATTCGCGCGATGACGAAGTCTGCTGCCCGCCAGTGGTCGGGGCACGGCGTGACCGCCAACATGGTCGCGGTTCCGCTCCACCTGATTGCCCCGTCGCTGGATTCGCTGGCCGCCCACCTCACTGCGCCGGCGGTGGAGAACCCCGCCACACTTCTCGACGACGTTGCCCAGACGACGACGTTTCTCTTACGTCGAGATATCGACCATCTGGTGGGCCAGACGCTTGTCGTCGACGGTGGATCGGTGATGTTGCCGTGA
- a CDS encoding NAD(P)-dependent oxidoreductase — MALVLVTGAFGLVGKQTIEQLSRLGHDVVASDLRTPENERAARRLCGGVTVRWADLTDPDQVDRLVEDSAPSAIVHLAAVIPPVCYERADLARRVNIGATEALVAAAERLPSPPRFIQASSVAVYGSRNPHRAGVLTVESPVKPVDSYGSMKLAAEKIVQESSLPWLVLRLGAVVSSNLRSLPLNADTLFLEWALPVDGRITTVDVRDVATAFATAATAEETGEILLIGGDDSHRRLQGEMGPALVAAMGLAGVYPEGRPGNPDDDFGWFVCDWMDTRRAQEVLGFQNHSWPQVLEEIRGSVGGWRYLLAAVAPIARKVLARRTPYRDSAPGYADPWSLFRARWPGATPD; from the coding sequence TTGGCATTGGTTTTGGTGACCGGCGCGTTCGGTCTGGTGGGCAAACAAACGATCGAACAGCTGAGCCGACTCGGCCACGATGTCGTCGCATCCGATCTGAGAACCCCCGAGAATGAACGCGCGGCACGTCGGCTCTGCGGCGGCGTCACCGTTCGGTGGGCTGATCTCACCGATCCCGACCAGGTCGACAGGTTGGTGGAAGATTCCGCGCCGTCGGCGATCGTGCACCTCGCTGCAGTCATCCCGCCGGTGTGCTACGAACGAGCCGATCTCGCACGGCGGGTCAATATCGGTGCCACCGAAGCGTTGGTGGCTGCTGCCGAGAGATTGCCGAGCCCTCCGCGGTTCATCCAAGCCTCGAGTGTGGCAGTCTACGGCTCCCGTAACCCGCATCGGGCGGGCGTGTTGACGGTCGAATCACCGGTCAAACCAGTCGATTCGTACGGATCGATGAAGTTGGCAGCGGAGAAGATCGTCCAGGAGTCGTCGTTACCGTGGTTGGTGCTGCGACTCGGGGCGGTGGTCAGCTCGAATCTGCGGTCGTTGCCGCTCAACGCCGACACCTTGTTTCTGGAATGGGCGCTGCCGGTGGATGGCAGAATCACGACCGTCGATGTTCGCGATGTCGCAACGGCATTCGCCACCGCTGCTACCGCCGAAGAGACGGGCGAGATTCTGTTGATCGGCGGGGATGACTCCCATCGACGCCTACAGGGGGAGATGGGCCCGGCCCTGGTGGCGGCGATGGGCCTGGCCGGTGTGTACCCGGAAGGCAGGCCGGGGAATCCCGACGACGACTTCGGTTGGTTCGTCTGCGACTGGATGGACACCCGGCGTGCACAGGAGGTGCTTGGATTCCAGAATCACTCCTGGCCGCAAGTCCTCGAGGAGATCAGAGGCAGCGTCGGGGGTTGGCGGTACCTGCTGGCTGCCGTCGCCCCCATCGCGCGAAAGGTGCTCGCGCGGCGTACGCCGTATCGCGATTCGGCTCCCGGCTACGCAGATCCTTGGTCGCTGTTTCGAGCGCGCTGGCCAGGAGCCACCCCCGACTGA
- a CDS encoding class I adenylate-forming enzyme family protein, translating into MNLTHLLGGLPDVAVHSLDADVGRDELSASAEALGVTLAESGLQTGQVVAAMLPNDATTVAALFGTWRAGGVYTPLNPRAADAELTAQLETLRPVAIVTTPALAQRFSSCELPMITGEDLQWQSRIGTRAQDDPRQYDEDVALLQFTSGTTGAPKPVPLRHATVLDLIDRLLAKLRGAGSGTKAKQRAPMPNLVPLSLSLWAGIYQILFAFRAGSGVVLMDRFSPADFAALVARHQLRSTVLPPAALTMVLHDDTVTDLSPLRIVRSITAPLSPVQAGRFRDKFGVLVLNSYGQTELGGEVVGWSAADAREWGEAKLGSVGRPLPGIDVSIADDEVMVRTPTTAARKIDPAFLDRLTDDGWFRTGDLGWFDEDGFLWLDGRVSDMINRGGLKVFPGTVEDVLLSAEGVREAAVVGIPDERLGEVPWAFVARTDDSVDESDLIAWCRDRLTPYRVPARVVFVDRLPRNDVGKVVKRDLVARAEV; encoded by the coding sequence GTGAACCTCACCCATCTGCTCGGCGGCCTGCCCGATGTTGCCGTCCACTCCCTCGACGCCGATGTCGGGCGCGACGAACTGAGCGCCAGCGCCGAAGCGCTGGGGGTGACGCTGGCCGAGAGTGGACTTCAGACTGGGCAGGTCGTCGCCGCCATGTTGCCCAACGATGCCACCACCGTCGCCGCGTTGTTCGGCACGTGGCGCGCGGGCGGTGTCTACACCCCGCTCAATCCGCGCGCAGCCGACGCCGAGTTGACCGCACAGCTGGAGACCCTGCGGCCCGTCGCGATCGTCACCACACCCGCATTGGCACAGCGGTTCTCGTCGTGCGAACTCCCGATGATCACCGGAGAAGACCTGCAGTGGCAGAGTCGGATCGGCACCCGAGCCCAGGACGACCCCAGACAGTACGACGAGGATGTCGCACTGCTGCAGTTCACCTCTGGTACGACCGGCGCGCCAAAGCCTGTGCCGTTGCGTCACGCCACCGTACTCGACCTGATCGACCGCCTGCTCGCGAAGCTTCGAGGGGCCGGCTCCGGCACCAAGGCCAAGCAGCGAGCACCGATGCCGAATTTGGTGCCGCTCTCGTTGTCGTTGTGGGCGGGTATTTACCAGATCCTGTTCGCCTTCCGGGCCGGATCGGGAGTCGTACTGATGGACCGGTTCTCGCCCGCCGATTTCGCCGCCTTGGTGGCACGCCACCAGCTGCGCTCGACGGTGTTGCCACCGGCCGCGCTGACCATGGTCCTGCACGACGACACCGTCACCGACCTTTCGCCGTTGCGGATCGTGCGGTCCATCACGGCCCCACTGTCCCCTGTACAGGCCGGCAGATTCCGGGACAAATTTGGTGTCCTGGTTTTGAATTCTTATGGCCAGACCGAACTCGGCGGCGAAGTCGTCGGTTGGTCGGCTGCCGATGCACGTGAGTGGGGCGAGGCGAAGTTGGGTTCGGTCGGGCGCCCGCTGCCCGGGATCGACGTGTCGATCGCCGACGACGAGGTGATGGTGCGAACACCCACCACCGCGGCGCGCAAGATTGACCCCGCTTTCCTCGACCGCCTCACCGACGACGGGTGGTTCCGCACCGGCGATCTGGGCTGGTTCGACGAGGACGGCTTCCTGTGGCTCGACGGCAGGGTCTCGGACATGATCAACCGGGGTGGCCTCAAAGTCTTCCCCGGTACCGTCGAGGACGTCCTGCTGTCTGCCGAGGGCGTCCGAGAAGCCGCGGTGGTCGGCATACCCGACGAGCGCTTGGGCGAGGTGCCGTGGGCGTTCGTCGCACGAACCGATGATTCGGTCGACGAGAGCGACCTCATCGCGTGGTGCCGGGATCGCCTGACGCCCTACCGGGTCCCGGCGCGGGTGGTTTTCGTCGACCGGCTTCCCCGCAACGACGTGGGCAAGGTGGTCAAGCGGGACTTGGTGGCGCGGGCCGAGGTGTGA
- a CDS encoding enoyl-CoA hydratase/isomerase family protein, producing the protein MTYQRLIVERRGSVGWIINNRPDRLNAYDVVMRAEFPKAWAELDADPAVRVIVHTGNGRAFQVGADVDELDGEAVLQFQETMRTLDLKLTAWHCNVGKPVITAVNGVCAGGGLHWVADADIVLASSNATFVDPHVSIGQVSALETIALMRKMPAEAVLRMALVGSHERLSAQRAYELGMISQVVDPPERLQEVAQKLAEKIARNSPAAMRATKRALWGALEHGLTDACREGAKHLTSMWGHPDQDEGPRAFADKRTPAWKPLEAGS; encoded by the coding sequence GTGACCTATCAGAGGCTCATCGTCGAGCGCCGTGGTTCGGTCGGATGGATCATCAACAACCGCCCCGACCGCCTCAATGCCTATGACGTCGTCATGCGTGCGGAGTTCCCGAAGGCCTGGGCCGAGCTCGATGCCGACCCCGCGGTGCGGGTCATCGTGCATACCGGCAACGGGCGGGCTTTCCAGGTGGGTGCCGACGTCGACGAACTCGACGGAGAGGCGGTACTGCAATTCCAGGAGACCATGCGAACGCTGGACCTCAAGCTCACCGCCTGGCACTGCAACGTGGGTAAACCTGTCATCACCGCGGTCAACGGTGTGTGTGCGGGAGGGGGCTTGCATTGGGTCGCCGACGCCGACATCGTGCTGGCCTCCTCGAACGCCACGTTTGTCGACCCGCATGTTTCGATCGGCCAGGTGAGCGCCCTGGAGACCATCGCGCTGATGCGCAAGATGCCCGCCGAGGCCGTGCTGCGGATGGCGCTCGTCGGCAGCCACGAGCGGCTGAGCGCTCAACGCGCCTACGAACTGGGCATGATCAGCCAGGTCGTCGACCCCCCCGAACGACTGCAGGAGGTCGCTCAGAAGTTGGCCGAGAAGATCGCCCGCAACTCGCCGGCTGCCATGCGGGCTACCAAGCGCGCGCTGTGGGGGGCGCTGGAACACGGACTGACCGACGCCTGCCGCGAGGGGGCCAAGCACCTCACCTCGATGTGGGGACACCCGGACCAAGACGAGGGCCCACGGGCGTTCGCCGATAAGCGCACTCCGGCCTGGAAGCCGCTGGAGGCCGGCTCGTGA
- a CDS encoding enoyl-CoA hydratase/isomerase family protein, whose amino-acid sequence MTAYQRLIVEVADGVGWLTLDRPQAGNAFDAMMLDELERAWAELDADPDVRVIVNTATGKSFCTGMDVVQVARDKEAMRKHSRRTRDAELKISSWHCDVWKPVIAAVNGVCAGGGLHLVADADIVIAADSASFVDPHVSVGQAVAYEAITLLRKSPMEAITRMALCGRGERISAQRAYELGIVSAVVADGDLRSAAATLATAVAANSPTAMRATKKALWRSLEVGLSAARREAADEIWRLRDHPDHSEGARAWRAKRTPQWQKCMEVP is encoded by the coding sequence ATGACCGCCTACCAGCGCCTGATCGTGGAGGTGGCCGACGGTGTCGGTTGGCTCACCCTCGACAGACCCCAGGCCGGCAACGCATTCGACGCGATGATGCTCGATGAACTGGAACGGGCATGGGCCGAGCTGGATGCCGACCCCGATGTCCGGGTCATCGTGAACACCGCGACCGGGAAATCCTTTTGTACCGGCATGGACGTCGTCCAGGTGGCGCGGGACAAGGAGGCGATGCGCAAGCACTCGCGCCGCACCCGTGACGCCGAGCTGAAGATCTCCTCATGGCACTGCGATGTCTGGAAACCCGTCATCGCCGCGGTCAACGGTGTGTGCGCCGGCGGTGGCTTGCACCTGGTGGCCGACGCAGACATCGTCATCGCGGCGGACAGTGCATCCTTCGTGGATCCGCACGTGTCGGTCGGTCAGGCAGTCGCCTACGAGGCGATCACCCTGCTGCGCAAGTCCCCCATGGAAGCGATCACCCGAATGGCGCTGTGCGGTAGAGGTGAACGCATCTCCGCCCAGCGTGCTTATGAACTCGGGATAGTCTCGGCAGTGGTGGCCGACGGCGATCTGCGCAGTGCGGCAGCGACGCTGGCGACCGCTGTCGCCGCCAACTCTCCGACCGCCATGCGCGCCACCAAGAAAGCGCTGTGGCGTTCGTTGGAGGTCGGGTTGTCCGCGGCCAGGCGGGAGGCCGCAGACGAGATCTGGCGGCTGCGTGATCACCCCGATCACTCCGAGGGCGCGCGTGCGTGGCGGGCAAAGCGCACACCGCAATGGCAGAAGTGTATGGAGGTGCCGTGA
- a CDS encoding acyl-CoA dehydrogenase family protein has protein sequence MTQLAIDESTSTADAVAAVEHWVHTEVPEAWRTASAAGPSALRSVRSPTEYRQWYPVFAASGLVVPTWLPEHGGLGVGNETARAIEAVLAPLRLTRLNPLGLNNAAAALFSHGNEEQRLRFLPPIVRNEEKWCQLFSEPGAGSDLASLAAKAIRDGDDWVITGQKVWTTWADEADYAILLARTDPNQPKHRGITYFLLDMHQPGVQVRPLRQITGEAEFNEVFLDGARVPDAHRVGEVNDGWRVSASTLSSERQMVSGSGSGGMGRLGGSSAERLITLAQETGRWSDPTVRNKVMHLWAQEKIRGWTNARVRAALSAGQSPGAASSIGKVHQATLNQQTQNLMVDLLGTAALAWEPTEDTDHLPREVQGWMRSLANSTEGGTTDINKNILGERVLGLPKEPDPWKGKPWKDIPRS, from the coding sequence ATGACACAGCTGGCAATTGACGAATCCACCAGCACCGCCGACGCGGTCGCCGCGGTCGAGCACTGGGTACACACCGAAGTCCCAGAGGCCTGGCGTACGGCGTCGGCCGCGGGCCCCAGCGCCCTGCGGTCGGTGCGCAGCCCCACCGAATACCGGCAGTGGTACCCGGTATTCGCCGCTTCAGGACTGGTCGTGCCGACCTGGCTTCCTGAGCACGGTGGTCTGGGAGTCGGCAACGAGACAGCACGCGCCATCGAGGCAGTGCTGGCTCCGCTGAGATTGACCCGGCTGAACCCGCTGGGGCTCAACAATGCCGCCGCCGCACTGTTCAGCCACGGCAACGAGGAACAGCGCCTGAGGTTTCTTCCACCGATCGTGCGTAACGAAGAGAAATGGTGCCAACTGTTCAGTGAGCCCGGCGCCGGCTCGGATCTCGCATCATTGGCGGCCAAAGCGATTCGTGACGGTGACGACTGGGTGATCACCGGCCAGAAGGTCTGGACCACCTGGGCCGACGAGGCCGACTACGCCATCCTGCTGGCCCGCACCGACCCGAATCAGCCCAAGCACCGGGGCATCACCTATTTTCTGCTCGATATGCACCAGCCCGGTGTACAAGTGCGGCCGCTGCGTCAGATCACCGGCGAGGCGGAGTTCAACGAGGTGTTCCTCGACGGAGCGCGGGTTCCCGACGCGCATCGAGTCGGTGAGGTCAACGACGGTTGGCGGGTGAGCGCTTCGACATTGTCCAGTGAGCGCCAGATGGTATCCGGCTCGGGTTCGGGCGGCATGGGGCGGCTCGGGGGATCGAGCGCGGAGCGACTGATCACGCTGGCGCAGGAGACCGGACGCTGGAGTGATCCGACGGTCCGCAACAAGGTGATGCATCTGTGGGCCCAGGAGAAGATCCGCGGCTGGACCAACGCGCGAGTGCGCGCCGCGCTGTCGGCCGGGCAGTCTCCCGGTGCCGCGTCGTCGATCGGCAAAGTGCATCAGGCGACGTTGAATCAGCAGACTCAGAACCTGATGGTGGACCTGCTCGGTACCGCGGCACTGGCATGGGAACCGACCGAGGACACAGACCACCTGCCGCGGGAAGTGCAGGGCTGGATGCGCAGCCTGGCCAACAGCACCGAGGGCGGTACCACCGACATCAACAAGAACATCCTCGGCGAGCGCGTTTTGGGTCTGCCCAAGGAGCCCGACCCGTGGAAGGGCAAGCCCTGGAAAGACATTCCGCGCTCATGA
- a CDS encoding enoyl-CoA hydratase/isomerase family protein has product MSYPSVPGLRAEHRGPVLELTLDRADRRNAVNDVMLDAMIEHLAAAGIDESVRVIRIQADGPDFCAGSDLVANNAKSERKPRVGSTQRRLPNKANRLIPLMLETQVPIVAVVRGWAAGLGFHFAMAADFCIAAEDARFWEPFMARGFTPDSGAAWLLPRLIGMVRTRQLLMLGQEISGATAAQWGIIHGAHPGDELDAAAERLETALANAPTVALGLTKWLLHSGHGLDLDRHLHNEAMALELSSRSDDFKEGLAAFRDKRDARFQGR; this is encoded by the coding sequence ATGTCATATCCGAGTGTGCCCGGGCTGCGCGCCGAACATCGAGGTCCCGTACTGGAACTCACGTTGGATCGGGCCGACCGTCGTAACGCCGTCAACGACGTCATGCTCGACGCGATGATCGAGCACCTCGCTGCGGCCGGTATCGACGAATCCGTGCGGGTCATCCGGATACAGGCCGACGGCCCGGACTTCTGCGCCGGCTCGGATCTGGTGGCCAACAATGCCAAATCCGAGCGCAAGCCCCGAGTGGGGAGCACGCAGCGCCGCCTGCCCAACAAGGCCAACCGACTGATCCCACTGATGCTTGAGACGCAGGTACCCATTGTCGCGGTGGTTCGCGGTTGGGCAGCCGGTCTGGGTTTTCATTTCGCGATGGCCGCCGACTTCTGCATCGCAGCTGAGGACGCGCGTTTCTGGGAGCCGTTCATGGCTCGCGGTTTCACCCCGGACAGTGGCGCCGCGTGGCTGCTCCCCCGTCTCATCGGCATGGTGCGCACCCGCCAACTGCTGATGTTGGGCCAGGAGATCTCCGGGGCCACCGCCGCGCAGTGGGGCATCATCCACGGCGCCCACCCCGGTGACGAACTCGATGCCGCCGCCGAACGGCTCGAGACCGCACTGGCCAACGCGCCGACGGTTGCGCTGGGCCTGACCAAGTGGCTGTTGCACAGCGGCCATGGGCTCGACCTGGATCGCCACCTGCACAACGAAGCGATGGCGCTTGAGCTGTCCAGCCGCAGCGACGACTTCAAGGAGGGGCTGGCGGCCTTCCGGGACAAGCGCGACGCACGATTCCAGGGCCGTTGA
- a CDS encoding enoyl-CoA hydratase/isomerase family protein: MNQEDPGIVVAVGDDGVQTITIDRPDVGNSLSPNARDVLTEAFRHAHENRAVRAVLLSASGDRHFCAGAGLAPHAPGASPPQRGPGDIARMLQDGWQRLVSSVLDCDKPVVAAVKGAAVGAGSSLVLACDLVVMSTEARLVQAFVHRGILPDSGAVHLLTRIVGLRKATELLMLGEPVDALTCERLGIANRVAPLGETDSVAAALAARLAAGPTVMLSLTKRLLTVSSESGRDRAFEQEAWAAEVVSHTSDLKEGLQSFAERREPRFQGR, translated from the coding sequence ATGAATCAAGAGGACCCGGGAATCGTCGTGGCCGTCGGTGATGACGGCGTGCAGACAATCACCATCGATCGGCCCGATGTTGGTAATTCGTTGTCGCCCAACGCACGTGATGTCCTCACTGAGGCCTTTCGGCATGCCCACGAGAATCGCGCAGTTCGGGCGGTGCTGCTGAGCGCCTCGGGTGATCGGCACTTCTGTGCCGGTGCCGGTTTGGCGCCGCACGCCCCCGGCGCGTCCCCTCCGCAGCGGGGCCCCGGCGATATCGCCCGCATGCTCCAGGACGGCTGGCAGCGGTTGGTCAGTTCCGTACTGGACTGCGACAAGCCGGTTGTCGCCGCGGTCAAGGGCGCGGCGGTCGGTGCGGGTTCCAGCCTGGTGCTCGCGTGTGACCTGGTGGTGATGTCGACCGAGGCGCGCCTGGTGCAGGCGTTCGTCCATCGCGGAATCCTGCCCGATTCCGGAGCTGTGCACCTGCTGACGCGGATCGTGGGGTTACGCAAGGCCACGGAGCTGCTGATGCTGGGCGAACCCGTCGATGCCCTCACCTGCGAACGGCTGGGAATCGCCAATCGAGTTGCGCCGCTGGGGGAGACCGATAGCGTGGCGGCAGCCCTGGCTGCTCGGCTGGCGGCCGGTCCCACGGTCATGTTGTCGTTGACCAAACGCCTGCTTACGGTGTCGTCCGAGTCCGGACGCGACCGCGCGTTCGAGCAAGAGGCGTGGGCAGCCGAGGTGGTATCGCACACCTCGGATCTGAAGGAGGGGCTGCAGTCGTTCGCCGAGCGGCGGGAGCCGCGCTTCCAGGGCCGCTGA